The Streptomyces luteogriseus genome includes a window with the following:
- a CDS encoding amphi-Trp domain-containing protein, with product MKDLTFEQKRSLSRQEAADQLTALADALREGGDAELEFGLGTLGLRIPDDLHSELEVEIGDGEIELEIELKWTTAPTRATRSRTEAPAEKPERKNSPTAAPRSATATGKARSAKRTAAKSP from the coding sequence ATGAAGGACCTCACGTTCGAGCAGAAGCGTTCGCTGTCACGCCAGGAAGCCGCCGACCAGCTCACGGCACTCGCAGACGCGCTGAGGGAGGGTGGGGACGCCGAGCTGGAATTCGGCCTCGGAACGCTGGGGCTGCGCATCCCCGACGACCTGCACAGCGAGCTGGAGGTCGAGATCGGCGATGGGGAGATCGAGCTGGAGATCGAACTGAAGTGGACGACCGCACCGACGCGGGCGACACGGTCTCGGACCGAGGCACCGGCGGAGAAGCCCGAGCGGAAGAACAGCCCCACCGCGGCGCCCCGAAGCGCCACGGCAACCGGCAAGGCCAGGAGCGCGAAGCGGACGGCCGCGAAGTCCCCCTGA
- a CDS encoding DNA polymerase III subunit gamma and tau, with protein sequence MSSLALYRRYRPETFAEVIGQEHVTDPLQQALRNNRVNHAYLFSGPRGCGKTTSARILARCLNCEQGPTPTPCGECQSCQDLARNGPGSIDVIEIDAASHGGVDDARDLREKAFFGPARSRYKIYIIDEAHMVTSAGFNALLKVVEEPPEHLKFIFATTEPEKVIGTIRSRTHHYPFRLVPPGTLREYLGQVCEKEAIPVAEGVLPLVVRAGGGSVRDSMSVMDQLLAGAAADGVTYAMATALLGYTDGSLLDSVVEAFATGDGAAAFEVVDRVIEGGNDPRRFVADLLERLRDLVILAAVPDAAEKGLIDAPADVIERMQAQAGTFGPAELSRAADLVNGGLTEMRGAHSPRLQLELICARVLLPAAYGDERSVMARLDRIERGVNYSAGPAGMPAAGYVPGPEGHGGAAAAPVQAGAGGAVPPGGGPAAARAAVRASGAGAGTGAGAPGNGGAAPGTGGVGPTPTAPDSGSPAAGQGAPQPAPGQSAPQSAPGHGAAPTAPAAPPAHAPASGSQPGPGAPEGPRAPDEAPAASTPAPGGQPQPSPVAPAPGAWPTAASAGSGGRRPGGWPTAAPGAPASNTPPAHTPPASTPAPSTPPTAQPPAPVAAPAPAPAASGGGGLDPRMLWPNILEAVKNRRRFTWILLSQNAQVAGFDGTTLQLGFVNAGARDNFLSSGSEDVLRQALGEQFNVQWKIEAIVDPSGGSAPPAPGGPSGFGGGHSAGGGGGYNAGGGGGYNAGGGTATAQRPAPPQSAPPAASTQQSSSSAPASTPAPAASVPQPSAPQPRHVSAEEDIPEDDDPDLDESALSGQELIVRELGATVVEEFTNE encoded by the coding sequence GTGTCGTCTCTCGCTCTGTACCGCCGCTACCGCCCCGAGACCTTCGCCGAGGTCATCGGGCAGGAGCATGTCACCGACCCGCTGCAGCAGGCGCTGCGGAACAACCGGGTCAACCACGCGTACCTGTTCAGCGGGCCGCGCGGCTGCGGCAAGACGACCAGCGCCCGCATTCTGGCGCGCTGCCTGAACTGCGAGCAGGGGCCCACGCCGACCCCCTGCGGGGAGTGCCAGTCCTGCCAGGACCTCGCGCGCAACGGCCCCGGATCCATCGACGTCATCGAGATCGACGCCGCCTCCCACGGAGGCGTGGACGACGCCCGTGACCTGCGCGAGAAGGCCTTCTTCGGGCCCGCCCGCAGCCGGTACAAGATCTACATCATCGACGAGGCCCACATGGTCACGTCGGCCGGCTTCAACGCGCTGCTGAAGGTCGTCGAGGAGCCGCCCGAGCATCTCAAGTTCATCTTCGCGACCACCGAGCCCGAGAAGGTCATCGGGACGATCCGGTCCCGGACGCACCACTACCCCTTCCGGCTCGTGCCCCCAGGCACCCTCCGGGAGTACCTCGGCCAGGTCTGCGAGAAGGAGGCCATCCCCGTCGCGGAGGGCGTGCTCCCGCTCGTCGTGCGCGCGGGCGGCGGGTCCGTGCGTGACTCCATGTCCGTGATGGACCAGCTCCTCGCCGGCGCCGCGGCGGACGGTGTGACGTACGCCATGGCCACCGCCCTGCTCGGATACACCGACGGTTCCCTCCTCGACTCGGTCGTCGAGGCCTTCGCCACCGGCGACGGAGCCGCGGCCTTCGAGGTCGTCGACCGCGTGATCGAGGGCGGCAACGACCCCCGTCGTTTCGTCGCCGACCTCCTGGAGCGGCTGCGCGACCTGGTGATCCTCGCCGCCGTCCCGGACGCGGCGGAGAAGGGGCTCATCGATGCCCCCGCCGATGTGATCGAGCGCATGCAGGCCCAGGCCGGCACCTTCGGTCCCGCCGAGCTGAGCCGCGCCGCCGACCTCGTCAACGGGGGCCTGACCGAGATGCGCGGCGCCCACTCGCCCCGTCTCCAGCTCGAACTGATCTGCGCCCGCGTCCTGCTCCCCGCCGCCTACGGCGACGAGCGGTCCGTGATGGCCCGCCTCGACCGGATCGAGCGCGGCGTGAACTACTCCGCGGGCCCCGCCGGCATGCCCGCCGCGGGATACGTACCCGGGCCGGAAGGCCATGGGGGAGCGGCTGCCGCTCCGGTCCAGGCGGGTGCCGGCGGTGCGGTGCCACCGGGCGGTGGCCCGGCCGCGGCCCGCGCTGCCGTCCGTGCGTCCGGAGCGGGAGCAGGAACAGGAGCAGGAGCACCGGGCAATGGCGGTGCTGCGCCCGGCACCGGTGGCGTCGGCCCCACGCCGACCGCGCCCGATTCCGGCTCTCCGGCGGCGGGCCAGGGTGCGCCGCAGCCCGCGCCAGGCCAGAGCGCCCCGCAGTCGGCACCGGGCCACGGCGCGGCGCCGACGGCACCGGCCGCGCCCCCGGCTCACGCCCCCGCTTCCGGCTCGCAGCCCGGACCCGGCGCCCCTGAAGGGCCCCGCGCCCCCGACGAGGCCCCGGCCGCCTCCACCCCTGCCCCGGGTGGACAGCCGCAGCCGTCCCCGGTCGCGCCCGCCCCGGGCGCCTGGCCCACCGCCGCCTCCGCCGGCAGCGGCGGCCGTCGCCCGGGCGGCTGGCCCACGGCCGCCCCGGGCGCGCCGGCCTCGAACACCCCACCGGCACACACCCCGCCGGCGAGCACCCCCGCCCCCAGCACCCCACCGACGGCCCAGCCCCCGGCGCCGGTCGCCGCCCCGGCCCCTGCCCCCGCGGCGTCGGGCGGCGGCGGTCTCGACCCCCGCATGCTCTGGCCGAACATCCTGGAGGCGGTCAAGAACCGCCGGCGTTTCACCTGGATCCTGCTCAGCCAGAACGCCCAGGTGGCCGGCTTCGACGGCACGACTCTCCAGCTCGGCTTCGTGAACGCGGGCGCACGGGACAACTTCCTGAGCAGCGGCAGCGAGGACGTGCTGCGGCAGGCGCTGGGCGAGCAGTTCAACGTGCAGTGGAAGATCGAGGCGATCGTCGACCCCTCGGGCGGCTCCGCGCCCCCGGCACCGGGCGGCCCCTCCGGGTTCGGCGGCGGCCACAGCGCCGGCGGTGGCGGCGGATACAACGCCGGCGGTGGCGGCGGATACAACGCGGGCGGCGGTACGGCCACGGCCCAGCGTCCCGCCCCGCCCCAGTCGGCACCCCCGGCCGCCTCCACCCAGCAGTCGAGCAGCTCCGCCCCCGCCTCCACCCCGGCACCGGCCGCTTCCGTCCCCCAGCCCTCCGCCCCGCAGCCCCGCCATGTCTCGGCCGAGGAGGACATCCCGGAGGACGACGACCCCGACCTCGACGAGTCGGCCCTCTCCGGCCAGGAGCTGATCGTCCGGGAGCTGGGGGCCACGGTGGTCGAGGAGTTCACGAACGAATAG
- the purD gene encoding phosphoribosylamine--glycine ligase, which yields MKVLVIGSGAREHALCHSLSHDPDVTALHCAPGNAGIAEVAELHQVDASDGAAVTELATRLGAELVVVGPEAPLVAGVADAVRDAGIPVFGPSGRAAQLEGSKAFAKDVMAAAEVPTARSYVCTTPEEADAALDAFGAPYVVKDDGLAAGKGVVVTDDIEAARAHAAACERVVIEEYLDGPEVSLFAVTDGETVVPLQPAQDFKRALDGDEGPNTGGMGAYSPLPWADPKLVDEVLQTVLQPTVDEMQRRGTPFSGLLYAGLAITSRGVRVIEFNARFGDPETQVVLARLKTPLAGLLMAAATGNLAHLEPLRWSDDAAVTVVVASHNYPGTPRTGDPIGGLDEVADQDAPHAYVLHAGTRQEGDAVVSAGGRVLSVTATGKDLAEARDRAYTAVGRIRLDGSQHRTDIAAKAAGA from the coding sequence GTGAAGGTCCTCGTCATCGGCAGCGGCGCCCGCGAACACGCCCTGTGCCACTCCCTGTCCCACGACCCCGATGTCACCGCGCTGCACTGCGCCCCCGGCAACGCCGGCATCGCCGAGGTCGCCGAGCTGCACCAGGTCGACGCCTCCGACGGCGCCGCGGTCACCGAGCTGGCCACCCGCCTCGGCGCGGAGCTCGTGGTGGTCGGCCCGGAGGCCCCGCTGGTCGCCGGTGTCGCCGACGCCGTGCGCGACGCGGGCATCCCGGTCTTCGGCCCGTCCGGCCGGGCGGCGCAGCTCGAGGGCTCCAAGGCCTTCGCTAAGGACGTCATGGCGGCGGCCGAGGTGCCCACCGCCCGGTCGTACGTCTGCACGACACCCGAAGAGGCCGACGCGGCCCTCGACGCCTTCGGCGCTCCGTACGTCGTGAAGGACGACGGACTCGCCGCCGGCAAGGGCGTCGTCGTCACCGACGACATCGAAGCGGCCCGGGCTCACGCGGCGGCCTGCGAGCGCGTGGTCATCGAGGAGTACCTCGACGGGCCCGAGGTCTCCCTGTTCGCCGTCACCGACGGCGAGACGGTCGTCCCCCTCCAGCCCGCCCAGGACTTCAAGCGCGCCCTGGACGGCGACGAGGGCCCCAACACCGGCGGCATGGGCGCGTACTCCCCGCTGCCGTGGGCCGACCCGAAGCTGGTCGACGAGGTGCTGCAGACCGTGCTGCAGCCGACCGTGGACGAGATGCAGCGGCGCGGCACGCCGTTCTCCGGCCTGCTCTACGCCGGTCTCGCGATCACCTCCCGCGGCGTCCGCGTGATCGAGTTCAACGCCCGGTTCGGCGACCCCGAGACCCAGGTCGTGCTGGCCCGGCTGAAGACGCCCCTGGCCGGCCTGCTGATGGCCGCCGCCACCGGCAACCTCGCCCACCTGGAGCCGCTGCGCTGGAGCGACGACGCGGCCGTGACCGTGGTCGTCGCCTCGCACAACTACCCCGGCACCCCGCGCACCGGCGACCCGATCGGCGGACTCGACGAGGTCGCGGACCAAGACGCCCCGCACGCGTACGTGCTGCACGCCGGCACCCGGCAGGAGGGCGACGCCGTGGTCAGCGCGGGCGGCCGCGTCCTGTCCGTGACGGCCACCGGCAAGGACCTCGCCGAGGCCCGCGACCGCGCCTACACGGCCGTCGGCCGCATCCGCCTCGACGGCTCCCAGCACCGCACGGACATCGCCGCGAAGGCGGCAGGCGCGTAG
- a CDS encoding N,N-dimethylformamidase beta subunit family domain-containing protein, with amino-acid sequence MGSEQIRRWESGALAHAVTDPFGQGPVPWLRGNVTYFDDSGQVVPWYVDQDASHPPKQGSRSGGPRAADDVNRQIKGFTSTGAVAPGEAIDFHITVDPPQQFAVDIYRIGHYGGDGAAKITTSPRLSGIVQPAPLTADRTVSCHHWWLSWRLQVPSYWNIGAYVAVLTTADGYRSHVPFTVRHDQPADLLLVLPDITWQAYNLYPEDGRTGASLYHAWDEEGRLLGESEAATTVSFDRPYAGAGLPLHVGHAYDFIRWAERYGYDVAYADASDLHAGRVDPTRYRGLVFPGHDEYWSAAMRATVERARDAGTSLVFLSANSMYWQVELGPSPSGVPDRLLTCRKRRGPGKPVLWREIDRAEQQLLGIQYAGPVPEPHPLIVRNAGHWLWEATGAHEGDRIENLVAGEADRYFPRTPLPEHEERMLLAHSPYTDKAGVLRHQETSLYRAPSGAWVFAAGTFAWSPALDRPGHVDSRVQRATANLLDRICKRD; translated from the coding sequence ATGGGCTCGGAGCAGATCCGCCGCTGGGAGTCGGGAGCGCTGGCGCACGCCGTGACGGATCCCTTCGGGCAGGGCCCCGTTCCGTGGCTGCGCGGCAACGTGACGTACTTCGACGACTCGGGCCAGGTCGTCCCCTGGTACGTGGACCAGGACGCGTCGCACCCGCCGAAGCAGGGCAGCCGCTCGGGCGGCCCTCGCGCGGCCGACGACGTCAACCGCCAGATCAAGGGCTTCACCTCGACCGGCGCGGTCGCCCCCGGCGAGGCCATCGACTTCCACATCACCGTCGACCCGCCGCAGCAGTTCGCCGTCGACATCTACCGCATCGGCCACTACGGGGGTGACGGCGCCGCGAAGATCACCACCAGCCCGCGGCTGTCCGGCATCGTCCAGCCCGCCCCGCTCACCGCGGACCGTACGGTCTCCTGCCACCACTGGTGGCTGTCCTGGCGCCTCCAGGTCCCCTCGTACTGGAACATCGGCGCGTACGTCGCCGTCCTCACCACCGCCGACGGCTACCGCTCCCACGTCCCCTTCACCGTCCGCCACGACCAGCCCGCCGACCTGCTGCTCGTGCTGCCCGACATCACCTGGCAGGCGTACAACCTCTACCCGGAGGACGGCCGCACCGGCGCCAGCCTCTACCACGCCTGGGACGAGGAGGGCCGGCTGCTCGGCGAGTCCGAGGCCGCCACCACGGTCTCCTTCGACCGCCCGTACGCGGGCGCGGGCCTGCCCCTGCACGTCGGCCACGCCTACGACTTCATCCGCTGGGCCGAGCGCTACGGCTACGACGTCGCCTACGCCGACGCGAGCGACCTGCACGCGGGCCGTGTCGACCCCACGCGCTACCGCGGCCTGGTCTTCCCGGGCCACGACGAGTACTGGTCGGCCGCCATGCGCGCCACGGTGGAGCGTGCCCGCGACGCCGGCACCTCGCTGGTCTTCCTCTCCGCCAACTCCATGTACTGGCAAGTGGAGCTTGGCCCCTCCCCGTCCGGCGTCCCCGACCGGCTGCTGACCTGCCGCAAGCGCCGAGGCCCGGGCAAGCCGGTGCTGTGGCGGGAGATCGACCGGGCGGAGCAGCAGCTCCTGGGCATCCAGTACGCCGGGCCCGTCCCCGAGCCGCACCCGCTGATCGTGCGCAACGCCGGGCACTGGCTGTGGGAGGCGACCGGGGCACACGAGGGCGACAGGATCGAGAACCTGGTGGCGGGCGAGGCCGACCGCTACTTCCCGCGCACCCCGCTGCCCGAGCACGAGGAGCGCATGCTGCTCGCCCACTCCCCGTACACCGACAAGGCGGGCGTCCTGCGCCACCAGGAGACGTCCCTCTACCGCGCTCCCTCCGGCGCCTGGGTCTTCGCAGCAGGAACGTTCGCCTGGTCACCGGCGCTGGACCGCCCCGGCCACGTCGACAGTCGTGTCCAGCGGGCCACGGCCAATCTCCTGGACCGCATCTGCAAACGCGACTGA
- a CDS encoding phosphoribosylaminoimidazolesuccinocarboxamide synthase: MSGFVEKPEPIQVPGLVHLHTGKVRELYRNETGDLVMVASDRMSAYDWVLPTEIPDKGRILTQLSLWWFDRLSDLVPNHVLSTELPAGAPADWAGRTLICKSLQMVPVECVARGYLTGSGLAEYNETRTVCGLALPEGLTDGSELPGPIFTPATKAAVGEHDENVSYEEVARQVGADTAARLRQATLAVYARGRDIARERGIILADTKFEFGFDGDELVLADEVLTADSSRFWPADQWQPGRAQPSYDKQFVRDWLTSAESGWDRKSEQPPPALPQQVVDATRAKYVEAYERLTGTSWS; encoded by the coding sequence GTGTCCGGATTCGTCGAAAAGCCCGAGCCGATCCAGGTTCCGGGCCTGGTGCATCTGCACACCGGCAAGGTGCGCGAGCTGTACCGGAACGAGACGGGCGACCTCGTGATGGTCGCCAGTGACCGCATGTCCGCCTACGACTGGGTGCTGCCGACCGAGATCCCCGACAAGGGCCGGATCCTCACGCAGCTGTCCCTGTGGTGGTTCGACCGGCTCTCCGACCTGGTCCCGAACCACGTGCTGAGCACGGAACTGCCCGCCGGCGCCCCCGCCGACTGGGCGGGCCGCACGCTGATCTGCAAGTCCCTGCAGATGGTCCCGGTCGAGTGCGTGGCCCGCGGCTATCTCACCGGCTCGGGGCTCGCCGAGTACAACGAGACCCGCACCGTCTGCGGTCTCGCCCTGCCGGAGGGCCTGACCGACGGCAGTGAACTGCCCGGCCCGATCTTCACCCCGGCCACCAAGGCCGCCGTCGGCGAGCACGACGAGAACGTCTCCTACGAGGAGGTCGCCCGACAGGTCGGCGCGGACACCGCGGCCCGGCTGCGCCAGGCGACCCTCGCCGTCTACGCCCGGGGCCGGGACATCGCCCGGGAGCGGGGCATCATCCTCGCGGACACGAAGTTCGAGTTCGGTTTCGACGGCGACGAGCTGGTCCTGGCCGACGAGGTCCTCACCGCGGACTCCTCCCGCTTCTGGCCGGCCGACCAGTGGCAGCCGGGCCGTGCGCAGCCTTCGTACGACAAGCAGTTCGTCCGGGACTGGCTGACCTCGGCGGAGTCCGGCTGGGACCGCAAGAGCGAGCAGCCGCCGCCCGCCCTGCCCCAGCAGGTCGTCGACGCCACTCGCGCCAAGTACGTGGAGGCGTACGAGCGCCTGACGGGCACCAGCTGGTCGTAG
- a CDS encoding response regulator transcription factor: MTAVEPVRLLLADDEHLIRGALAALLSLEDDLVVVAEAATGPEALAMARAHKPDVAVLDLQMPGADGVKVATSLRTGLPGCKVLIVTSHGRPGHLKRALAAGVRGFVPKTVSAQRLAELIRTVHAGNRYVDPELAADAIAAGDSPLTAREAEVLELAADGAPVAEIAERAALSQGTVRNYLSSAVSKLGAENRHAAVRLARERGWV, from the coding sequence GTGACCGCCGTGGAACCCGTGCGACTGCTGCTCGCCGACGACGAACACCTCATCCGGGGGGCGCTCGCCGCGCTGCTGTCGCTGGAGGACGACCTCGTCGTCGTCGCCGAGGCGGCCACCGGGCCCGAGGCGCTGGCGATGGCCCGGGCGCACAAACCCGATGTCGCCGTGCTGGATCTCCAGATGCCCGGCGCCGACGGTGTGAAGGTCGCCACATCCCTGCGGACCGGACTGCCCGGCTGCAAGGTGCTCATCGTGACCAGCCACGGACGGCCCGGGCATCTCAAGCGGGCGCTGGCGGCCGGGGTGCGCGGGTTCGTGCCGAAGACCGTGAGCGCACAGCGGCTCGCGGAGCTCATCCGGACGGTGCACGCCGGGAACCGCTACGTCGACCCGGAGTTGGCCGCCGACGCGATCGCCGCCGGGGACTCGCCGCTGACCGCCCGGGAGGCCGAGGTCCTGGAACTCGCCGCCGACGGTGCGCCCGTCGCGGAGATCGCCGAGCGGGCCGCGCTGTCGCAGGGAACCGTACGGAACTATCTGTCGTCGGCCGTCTCGAAGCTCGGGGCGGAGAACCGTCATGCGGCGGTACGGCTCGCGCGGGAGCGAGGTTGGGTATAG
- a CDS encoding sensor histidine kinase, which produces MRTPGGWWRHKTTPEKVETYTRWSFHFFAVMEFFSVGFTSVAPLGLRLGSAAMLVVAVHAGLCFVTVSRSIDWTRGRRPQPTGLLWTLAAVTAAIAAAALGLAEHGPDREGVATAAGGVFGVILIFGPGIIALGVRSRRRAFGIAGGFAAGTWAVTSALGAPALTALFTSLIVLIGSVFIAFTAVFSVWLLNAVYELDEARETRARLAVAEERLRFGRDLHDVMGRNLAVIALKSELAVQLAQRGRPEAVTQMVEVQRLAQESQREVREVVRGYREADLGSELAGAQGVLAAAGIACTVGGATAAGLPAPVQSALGWVVREAATNVLRHGDARSCVVRLQVLEGRVVLSVENDGVSEAGPESMSEPSGSGLAGLRERLAEIDGTLEAGPVGQGLFRLTAEVPLPSRSGPTGPTGAVPAAVAAHAVSEVMP; this is translated from the coding sequence ATGCGCACGCCGGGCGGCTGGTGGCGGCACAAGACCACGCCGGAGAAGGTCGAGACGTACACGCGGTGGTCGTTCCACTTCTTCGCGGTGATGGAGTTCTTCTCGGTCGGGTTCACGTCCGTGGCCCCGCTCGGGCTACGGCTGGGCAGTGCAGCCATGCTGGTGGTGGCCGTGCACGCCGGCCTCTGCTTCGTGACCGTGTCCCGGTCGATCGACTGGACCCGGGGCCGCAGGCCCCAGCCCACCGGACTGCTGTGGACGCTGGCCGCCGTCACCGCCGCGATCGCCGCCGCCGCGCTCGGACTCGCCGAGCACGGGCCCGACCGCGAGGGCGTCGCCACCGCCGCCGGTGGCGTCTTCGGAGTGATCCTGATCTTCGGCCCCGGCATCATCGCGCTCGGCGTCCGCTCCCGGCGGCGCGCGTTCGGCATCGCGGGCGGCTTCGCGGCGGGCACCTGGGCCGTGACGTCCGCGCTCGGCGCCCCCGCACTCACGGCCCTCTTCACGTCGCTGATCGTGCTCATCGGCAGCGTGTTCATCGCCTTCACCGCCGTCTTCTCGGTGTGGCTGCTCAACGCCGTCTACGAGCTCGACGAGGCCCGCGAGACCCGGGCCCGGCTCGCCGTCGCCGAGGAACGGCTGAGGTTCGGGCGGGATCTCCACGACGTCATGGGGCGCAACCTCGCGGTGATCGCCCTGAAGAGCGAGCTGGCCGTGCAGCTGGCCCAGCGGGGACGGCCCGAGGCCGTGACGCAGATGGTCGAGGTGCAGCGGCTCGCACAGGAGTCGCAGCGGGAGGTACGGGAGGTCGTGCGCGGCTACCGGGAGGCCGACCTCGGCTCGGAACTCGCCGGGGCGCAAGGGGTGCTGGCGGCAGCCGGAATCGCCTGCACGGTCGGCGGGGCGACGGCGGCAGGGCTGCCTGCGCCGGTGCAGTCCGCCCTGGGGTGGGTGGTGCGGGAGGCCGCGACGAACGTTCTGCGGCACGGGGACGCGCGGAGCTGTGTGGTGCGACTGCAGGTACTGGAGGGGCGGGTGGTGTTGTCCGTGGAGAACGACGGGGTGAGCGAGGCGGGGCCGGAGTCCATGAGCGAGCCGTCCGGCTCGGGGCTCGCCGGGCTGCGGGAACGGCTGGCGGAGATCGACGGGACGCTGGAGGCCGGGCCCGTGGGGCAGGGGCTGTTCCGGCTGACGGCGGAGGTTCCGCTGCCGTCGCGGTCCGGCCCCACCGGCCCCACCGGCGCCGTCCCGGCCGCCGTCGCCGCGCACGCTGTGAGTGAGGTCATGCCGTGA
- a CDS encoding ABC transporter permease produces the protein MSATHTTPRPTAAATTTPLSRMTSLARAELTLLGRTRGALFAALFVPLVMPVSVRAASEDMDLAGAGLSTGTLVLPAAVGFSLLFAVYSVLVGAFVVRREELVLKRLRTGELRDVEILAGTSLPAVLTGLAQCLLLVVGCAVLMDLSAPSAPHLVVLGLLLGLVMSAALAAATASFTRTGESAQVTPMPLLMVSMIGSGMFAPLELFPDRVASVLELLPLTPVVTLVRGGWTGDLSAYEALGALATAMAWILIAVFAVRRWFRWEPRR, from the coding sequence ATGAGCGCCACGCACACGACGCCCCGCCCGACCGCGGCGGCGACGACGACCCCGCTGAGCCGGATGACCTCCCTGGCCCGGGCCGAACTGACCCTGCTCGGGCGGACCCGGGGCGCGCTCTTCGCGGCGCTGTTCGTGCCGCTGGTGATGCCGGTCAGCGTGCGGGCGGCGTCCGAGGACATGGACCTCGCCGGGGCGGGACTGAGCACCGGCACCCTGGTGCTGCCCGCCGCGGTCGGCTTCTCCCTGCTGTTCGCCGTCTACTCCGTGCTCGTCGGCGCGTTCGTCGTGCGGCGTGAGGAGCTCGTGCTCAAGCGGCTGCGCACCGGCGAGCTGCGGGACGTCGAGATCCTGGCCGGCACGTCACTGCCGGCGGTCCTCACCGGGCTCGCGCAGTGCCTGCTGCTGGTGGTGGGGTGTGCCGTGCTGATGGACCTGTCCGCGCCGTCGGCGCCGCATCTGGTCGTCCTGGGGCTGTTGTTGGGGCTCGTGATGAGCGCCGCCCTCGCCGCGGCCACCGCGAGTTTCACCCGGACCGGCGAGAGCGCCCAGGTCACGCCCATGCCGCTGCTGATGGTCTCGATGATCGGCTCCGGCATGTTCGCACCGCTGGAACTGTTCCCGGACCGGGTGGCCTCCGTCCTCGAACTGCTGCCGCTGACGCCCGTCGTCACGCTGGTGCGCGGCGGCTGGACCGGGGACCTCTCCGCGTACGAGGCGCTGGGCGCTCTCGCGACCGCCATGGCCTGGATCCTCATCGCGGTGTTTGCTGTACGGCGGTGGTTCCGCTGGGAACCGCGGCGTTGA
- a CDS encoding ABC transporter ATP-binding protein — translation METNGHEHVIEVTDLRRVYGGGFEAVRGISFSVRRGEIFALLGTNGAGKTSTVELLEGLAQPAGGRVRVLGHDPYTDRAAVRPRTGVMLQEGGFPSELTVAETARMWAGCVSGARPPAEVLALVGLEAKAGTRVKQLSGGQRRRLDLALALLGDPEVLFLDEPSTGLDAEGRRATWELVSALRDGGTTVLLTTHYLEEAENLADRLAIMHEGRIATTGTPAEVTAAEPSRISFELPDGYFVGDLPPLGELGVTGHEADGRAVRLRTHELQRTATGLLMWAAQARVELRRLDVRSASLEEAFLGIAKDASTQQAVSMTTKEYAA, via the coding sequence ATGGAAACCAACGGACACGAACACGTGATTGAGGTCACTGACCTGCGACGTGTGTACGGGGGCGGGTTCGAGGCGGTACGCGGCATCAGCTTTTCCGTCCGGCGCGGGGAGATCTTCGCGCTGCTCGGCACCAACGGCGCGGGCAAGACCTCGACCGTCGAACTCCTGGAGGGACTCGCACAGCCGGCCGGCGGACGGGTACGGGTCCTCGGGCACGATCCCTACACCGACCGGGCCGCCGTACGGCCCCGCACCGGCGTGATGCTCCAGGAAGGCGGCTTCCCCTCCGAGCTCACCGTCGCCGAGACCGCCCGGATGTGGGCGGGATGCGTGAGCGGGGCCCGGCCCCCGGCGGAGGTACTGGCGCTGGTCGGTCTGGAAGCGAAGGCCGGCACCCGGGTCAAGCAGCTGTCCGGCGGCCAGCGGCGCCGCCTCGACCTGGCCCTCGCCCTGCTCGGTGACCCCGAGGTGCTCTTCCTCGACGAGCCCTCCACCGGGCTGGACGCCGAAGGCCGCCGGGCCACCTGGGAGTTGGTGAGCGCGCTGCGCGACGGCGGCACCACCGTGCTGCTGACCACGCACTACCTGGAAGAGGCCGAGAACCTCGCCGACCGGCTCGCGATCATGCACGAAGGCCGCATCGCCACCACCGGCACCCCGGCCGAGGTGACCGCCGCCGAGCCGTCACGGATCTCCTTCGAGCTGCCCGACGGCTACTTCGTCGGCGACCTGCCGCCGCTCGGCGAACTGGGCGTGACCGGCCACGAGGCCGACGGCCGGGCCGTCCGGCTGCGCACCCATGAACTGCAGCGGACGGCCACCGGCCTGCTGATGTGGGCCGCGCAGGCCCGGGTCGAGCTGCGCCGCCTGGACGTGCGCTCGGCCTCCCTGGAGGAGGCGTTCCTCGGGATCGCCAAGGACGCTTCCACGCAGCAGGCCGTGAGCATGACGACGAAGGAGTACGCGGCATGA
- a CDS encoding histone-like nucleoid-structuring protein Lsr2, whose amino-acid sequence MAQKVVVTLFDDIDGSEATETIAFGLDGKSYEIDLSEVNAGELRKALAPYVEAGRKRSRSGKAYRQTEVAPDPSAVRAWAQANKMEVPARGRIPKKVYEAFTAAQ is encoded by the coding sequence GTGGCGCAGAAGGTCGTGGTCACTCTCTTTGACGACATCGACGGCTCGGAAGCGACGGAAACGATCGCCTTCGGACTGGACGGCAAGTCGTACGAGATCGACCTGAGCGAAGTCAACGCCGGAGAACTGCGGAAGGCGCTCGCGCCCTACGTGGAAGCCGGCCGCAAGCGGTCCCGCTCGGGCAAGGCCTACCGGCAGACGGAGGTCGCCCCCGACCCGTCGGCCGTGCGCGCCTGGGCCCAGGCCAACAAGATGGAGGTCCCCGCGCGCGGGCGCATCCCCAAGAAGGTCTACGAGGCGTTCACCGCCGCGCAGTGA